The window GGGAGTGAGGAGGTCCAGCGGGGCCGTACCACCCGTTCTCTACTACAGCTGGGCCAGGAGATTCGGGAAAGGTGTGGACCCTggctggagtgtgtgtgtgtgtgtgtgtgtgtgtgtgtgtgtgtgtgtgtgtgagagagagagagagagagagagagagagagagagagagagagagaaagctgaaAGATTTCTGAGAATAGAGAGACCTTAGAGTAAACAGGAGAGctcaggaaggaagaagaaatggggaaGCTGTGGGAGGTTGAGTTGGTAACTCCGTGATTGTTTGATCCCTCTCCCCGATCTTCCCCCCCACCTTCAGCAAGAAGTTCCTATGGGAGGAGCTGGAAATGCTGCAGGAAGAGGTGACCTACATCCAACAAAAACTCAGtatgttccccccccccacatatCACCCCCTTGtccccttcctctgtctctttatcCCCATTTCCCCTTTGTCAGAGGGCTCTAGCTTCTGAGATGAGGACAGAGATCTTCAGACCCCACCCCCCTTCCATCCCTGAGGAATGAATGGAAATTAATATTGGCTCAGTTTTTCCCTTCTTATATCTTCAAGATCTCAAAGGAGGGAGGAGAATCCTACTACTATATCCTGAAACCTCCTTCATCCTTTTGTCCCCATCCCTTTATTCAGAATCACAGGAAGAAGAAATCACCAAAAACCTGGTGAATATCAAGAAAATGCAGAAGAATCAGGTGAAATGTCGCAAGGTGAGGGAAAAGTGGTTCTGAGGATGGGAAGGGAAGATGACCGGGGAGGAAGAAAGCAGAGtgtccaaaaatctttatttggGAAATGATATTTCCCTTCTATCTGCAGCTGGGCCAAGTCTGAGGGCCGAGCTGAGAATTCCTGATGTTTGTGGGGGAGAGGGGGTGAGGAAAGGGCCTTATCTGGGCCCCTTACCCACTGCCCTGTCCTCAGGTCCTAACAAAGATGAAACAGCAAGGGGGCATGGTGGTATCTGAGGATGAGACTAAATCCAAGGACTGGTGGGGACAGGAGGAGTTGGAGGAGGAGCTGAATGACATATGGTAAGGAAGAAACTCAGGATGTCCAGACCCGTTCCTTGAGCCCAGGTTTTCATAAGGTTTCCAGGGATCCCCTTTCAGTCCCTAGTTAATGCCAAAACTTTCATAAGGCAAGTTACTCCCTCTCTCCAAGTCTCGgtttcctcctttctaaaatggggagagggaatTAATCGGGCTCAATGACACCCAAGAACGTTTCCAACTGTTTCACGGTCCTGTGAGCCCAAGGCTTGCTGGGAGGCCACACGATGAAGACTCCATGCTGGAACTCTGTTATGACCTGGCTCCCAGCCCTTCCTGTTCACCGGGTCCAGATTCTGGGTGCACATCCGGCCCTTTCCCCCACTAGGTCAGCTGTGAACACGCTTCAGAATGCCATTGAGAGTTTATCGCTGACCGGAGTGAAGCACCGTGGAGTCCTCAGGAGTGAGTGCCCAGGGGGAGGAGAGACtctggagaggagaaaaataccTTCCCCCAAGACTACATTCCAAATGCCCCCTCTGGAATTCCCTGGCACAGGCCGCAGGGTACGACGATGCGTGACTCCGCCGCCGCCACCAGCCTGGGCAACAGACTCGGATTCGGATGCCAACCCACCTCACAGTCCATAGCCGATAGCCCCGACCCATGCAAGACTCCTTCAGTATGGACCCTGACAAACTCCAGCCCCCGGGGACCAGCCCCGACCCCAGCCCCAGAGGCGGCTTCTTCAGGGCCTCGGCCCTTGTTCTCCCCCAACCCTTCCTGCCCGGCCGCTACCCCCGCCCCCCGCCATTGCCCCTCCATCTCCGAGTAGCTCTGGGGCGCTGACCCTccctcacactctgtctccacAGGCTGAGCTGCTGGGACCTGCCTGATCAAGGGAAGGGAGCCCTCCCTGAAGGGGCCTCAGCCCCCAAAACCCcctaagagagaaaataaaatagggatGGCCCCTTCCCCAACACCGTCTCGGCTcctgctgcccccccccccccttcccggCTCTGGGCGCGGCGGCCAGCCTCAGGGTGGGAGTCAGCGCTGCCCGGGCCTTGGGCTCGCCAGGACGCGTCCTGGCCCCGGGCGCTTCCGCAGCCTCGCTCGGGGGAGGGGGCCGGGAAACCGCGGCCCCTTCCTCTCCCCGCGCGCGGGGCCTAGGCAGGCGCCCTGACAGAACCgctgctggggggagggggccggggAGCGCTTCCCCAGACGCCCCGCCCCGGGGCGGGCCCGGAGCTAAGGAGCCGGCGCGCTCCCGCCCCTCCCTCCCCGCCTCCTTTCCCGGGTCCCTGCCGCTCTCTCCGCTCCGCTCGCGCAGAGCCGGGCCAGGCTGCCCCCCGCATCCTCGGACTCCGCCTGTCCCCTCGGCCCTCCGCGCCGGACGCCCGGGACCAAGGCCGCCGGCTGGGCCCGGGACCGGCCTTCCCGCCGCGGGACGCGGATCCGGGCCATGGAGCGGCCGTGACCCAGGTGGCGGGGAGGGGCATTGGGCCGGGTACGGGCTCTCCCCGGGGCGGCGGGGGAAGGGCACCCGGGAGcgcgggcggggggggggggctggggacGGGAGACAGAAGCCGGGAGTCCGGCCCGGCCCTTCCCAGGCTTTCCGGGTTACTTAGCGGTCTTCTGCAAACACTCAGGCCTCGGTCTGGGGGAGCATCCCTCCGAGGCGGCCGCAGTGGGGCTGGCCGGGCCAGCGGCCTCCCGCAGCGAAGGCTGAGTGAGAGGCCGCGGCCGGGGCGGGGCGGGTCAGAAGTGACAGACACCTGAAGAACTTTCGGGGTGAGGGAGAAGAGGAGTCTGCGGTCCGGGGGGCATCGGGGGCCGGCGTGACTGGGCCTCTCCCCCAGGCCCCGCCAGCTGTACCCCTGATCCCGACCCCGCCATGGCGAGTGGGCGGCCAGACCTGAAGAGGAGTTTCTCCATAATACCCTGCTTCATCTTCGTGGAGGTGAGGCCGGGGCAGAGCCGCCGCCGGGGGGTCTGGGGGAGAAGATGCTCTCACGTTCTCTCTTCTTGTAACTTCTCTTTCTGTCTGGTCTCTTTCCTTCTCCGCCTCCGCCCCTTTGTGTGTCCTTTCTTCCCCGGCCCTCCCCGCCCCCTTGGCTGGAGCTCCCTCTCTGCCCCCTTCCCACGTCCCCCTGCCacccccggcccggcccggcagTCAGTGCTCCTGGGGGCCGTGGTGCTTCTCGCCTACCGCCTGGAATACACAGACACGTTCCCCGTGCACAGGCAGGGCTTCTTCTGCTACGACAGCGCCTACGCCAAGCCCTACCCCGGCCCGGAGGCCGCCAGCCGCGCGCCGCCCGCTCTCATCTACCCCCTGGTCACCGCGGGGCCCGCCATCACGGTAAGGCGGGGACcgtgaaggagggaggagaagggggggcAGGCTCCAACCTTGGTCTCTCCTCCCAGATCCTGCTCGGAGAGCTCGCCAGGGCCTTCTTCCCGGCTCCGGCCTCCACCGCGCCGGCCCTGAGGGAGAGGACCATCGTGTGCGGGGACTGCTGCCGCTTCAGCCCAGCCCTCCGAAGGCTGGTCCGCTTCCTGGGTGCGGGGCCTGAATTGGGGCAGGCCGGGGCCAGTTTGAAGGGGTCTGGGGGAAAAGGACGAGGCGAGGGTTCCAGGGCCCCCTCGGGGCTCTCATCTCCCCCTCCGCCTTCCCTTCTAGGCGTCTATTCCTTTGGCCTCTTCACCACGTCCATCTTTGCCAACGCCGGGCAAGTAGTGACGGGGAATCCCACCCCCCACTTCCTCTCGGTCTGCCACCCCAATTACACAGCTCTGGGCTGCCCCCCGCCAGCCACTGACAAGCCTGGACTGGACCGGTACGTCACAGACCAGGGGGCCTGTGCAGCCGGCAACCCTGCCCTGGTTGCAGCTGCGCGACGTGCCTTCCCCTGCAAGGACGCGGCCCTGTGCGCATTTGCGGTCACCTACACGGCGGTGAGTCTGAGCCGCAGCTCGAGGGAGCGGAGACAAAGTCCCAGACTTGGGCCGGATTGGAAACCGGGAGGCTGTTCCCCCCGACCGCCCCCTCAATCAGGCTCAACTTTCCAATCCCTAAAACAAGGGGCCCTGTAAAATGCCCCGGtgatcctcttccttccctcctccagaTGTATGTCACCCTGGTGTTCAGGGTAAAGGGCTCCAGGCTGGTGAAGCCTTCCCTCTGCCTCGCCCTGCTCTGCCCGGCCTTCCTGGTGGGGGTGGTCCGTGTGGCCGAGTACCGGAACCACTGGTCAGATGTGCTGGCCGGATTCCTGACGGGGGCAGCCATCGCCACCTTCCTGGTTAGTCTCTTTGCGGACTGGGCCTCCACCTCCCCTGTGGGATGCAGGTGGGAGGATGtatagaaaaggagagggaaaatccAGCCTTCGGGGAGGGGGACGGGAGTTCCCCCCATTTGCCAGCTTCAGTTCTGGGTCTGTGCCAGGCTTTGGTCTCTGGTAGGTAAAAGATCCCTGCCGCCCTTTGTTCCTGCCTCAGGTCACCTGTGTTGTCAACAAGTTCCAGAGTCGAGTGCCCCTAAGCCAGCGCACCTTCAGATGGGAGGGCCTGGGCACAGTACCTGCCATTGAGAACCCCCTTGAAAAGTTAAATTCAGCCCAGGTAAGGGGCAGCTGACTGTGCCTCCCCCACATTCCTCTACCCAGCCGGTGAACTAGGACTTTGGACTTCTTCCCTGGTGCCTGGTGAGGGGCAAGCTAGAGGCAGACAGGTCTTGAGAGTAGGGGTCCCTAGGGGACATTAGGGAAGCTTGGGATGGGGCTAGAGACGGGCCCACTCCACCCAGTTACACTCAAACACAGTAGGAGGAGGGGGGCCCAGATATGCTACATCTGGTGAAGGGGTGTTTTCTATGTTATAGAAGTCCTCACCAAACAGCCTCCTAAGACTAGTGGGGAGGAGGGTTCTCCAAATGCTTGGAGGAACAGCCATAGTATAGTGGAGAGAGTCAGAGGTCGGTCCCAGAatcaaatcctggctttgctatTTATTAACAGTTCTACCAGAGGCAAATTACTTCATCTcatcaggcctcagtttccctattagtaaaatgaaggggttagactgAATGATTTCTAAGGCCTTTTGCttgcccacccccacccctgctcCCATTTGGAGGTCATGACCAGTGACCTCTAACTTGGGATCCCATCCTTGAGAAGGATGGTAAGGGGGGGAAGTATGGTTAATGCTGGAAACTCTTTCTCTTCCATGTGCCCCCTCCTTTCCCATTCTACCCCCTTCATTATTGCCCTCCTGGTGTCCACCCTAACTGGGGGGGGGCCCTCAGTCAGCTCAGGAACAGAAACAGGAGCCGCCGGGACAGGGCCAGGGGCCAGGGC of the Sarcophilus harrisii chromosome 1, mSarHar1.11, whole genome shotgun sequence genome contains:
- the PLPPR2 gene encoding phospholipid phosphatase-related protein type 2 isoform X1, with translation MASGRPDLKRSFSIIPCFIFVESVLLGAVVLLAYRLEYTDTFPVHRQGFFCYDSAYAKPYPGPEAASRAPPALIYPLVTAGPAITILLGELARAFFPAPASTAPALRERTIVCGDCCRFSPALRRLVRFLGVYSFGLFTTSIFANAGQVVTGNPTPHFLSVCHPNYTALGCPPPATDKPGLDRYVTDQGACAAGNPALVAAARRAFPCKDAALCAFAVTYTAMYVTLVFRVKGSRLVKPSLCLALLCPAFLVGVVRVAEYRNHWSDVLAGFLTGAAIATFLVTCVVNKFQSRVPLSQRTFRWEGLGTVPAIENPLEKLNSAQEPKTTAPPLQPARLTPPKLQSCTRRGHLIPSCVSSRAPPMCSSPRVPRARVRSEPTLPAMVPGPSQGPPPSPGPSGAGGGGGGGGRGRKLLLPTPLLRDLYTLSGLYPSPFHRDSFSPYLFASRDHLL
- the PLPPR2 gene encoding phospholipid phosphatase-related protein type 2 isoform X2, which codes for MASGRPDLKRSFSIIPCFIFVESVLLGAVVLLAYRLEYTDTFPVHRQGFFCYDSAYAKPYPGPEAASRAPPALIYPLVTAGPAITILLGELARAFFPAPASTAPALRERTIVCGDCCRFSPALRRLVRFLGVYSFGLFTTSIFANAGQVVTGNPTPHFLSVCHPNYTALGCPPPATDKPGLDRYVTDQGACAAGNPALVAAARRAFPCKDAALCAFAVTYTAMYVTLVFRVKGSRLVKPSLCLALLCPAFLVGVVRVAEYRNHWSDVLAGFLTGAAIATFLVTCVVNKFQSRVPLSQRTFRWEGLGTVPAIENPLEKLNSAQSCRAVPVGAT